In Lewinellaceae bacterium, a single window of DNA contains:
- a CDS encoding IS110 family transposase: protein MDTLPKTFIGIDVSKDDLVTAFPLAPEQWEVDKFDNNDAGIAALLQKVKELPKPHVVLEATGNYSMKVVFALCENQVPVSVLNPKQSNGFIKGVLLSTTKTDAKDACALALYGQFNKPKSYRIPSDKMLEITQLRVYLKQLKKQQVVISNQLHALEFHVKPLPYVQESLRESLALCKRQIQDTEKGLLSISEDCFDQAYALATSVVGVGPAIAQSLLVATNGFREFDNPKQLAKFVGVCSTQCESGSSIKKRGSISKTGDPNLRALLYMGARSAKRFNQPCKLLYERLRSKGKCHKVAMLAVCNKMLRQMFAVVKSGVKFDNEYHLKNEKAA, encoded by the coding sequence ATGGACACGTTGCCCAAAACTTTCATTGGTATAGATGTCAGCAAAGACGACCTGGTGACAGCTTTTCCGCTTGCCCCCGAGCAGTGGGAAGTCGATAAATTCGACAACAATGATGCCGGGATCGCAGCCCTGCTACAGAAGGTTAAAGAGCTTCCCAAGCCTCATGTCGTGCTCGAAGCCACCGGCAATTACTCCATGAAAGTTGTCTTTGCGCTGTGCGAAAACCAGGTTCCTGTTTCTGTTTTAAATCCTAAACAGAGCAACGGTTTCATTAAGGGCGTACTGCTATCCACGACCAAAACTGACGCCAAAGATGCCTGCGCACTGGCGTTGTACGGGCAGTTCAATAAGCCCAAATCCTATCGTATACCAAGCGACAAGATGCTGGAAATCACCCAATTGAGGGTGTATTTGAAGCAGCTCAAAAAACAGCAGGTAGTTATTTCCAACCAGTTGCACGCCCTCGAGTTCCACGTCAAGCCCCTGCCTTATGTCCAGGAGTCTCTGAGGGAAAGTTTAGCGTTGTGCAAGCGGCAAATCCAGGATACTGAAAAGGGCCTCCTGAGCATTTCGGAGGATTGTTTTGACCAGGCCTACGCTCTGGCCACCTCCGTAGTTGGCGTCGGCCCGGCCATCGCCCAGAGCCTGTTGGTGGCTACCAACGGCTTCCGGGAATTTGACAACCCCAAGCAGCTGGCCAAGTTTGTCGGCGTGTGTTCCACCCAGTGCGAGTCCGGCTCCAGCATTAAAAAACGAGGCAGCATTTCCAAGACGGGAGACCCCAATTTGAGGGCCTTGCTCTACATGGGCGCCCGGTCAGCCAAGCGCTTCAACCAGCCCTGCAAACTGCTGTATGAGCGCCTCAGAAGCAAAGGGAAATGCCACAAAGTGGCCATGCTAGCAGTGTGCAATAAGATGCTCCGGCAGATGTTTGCGGTGGTCAAATCAGGGGTGAAATTCGATAATGAGTACCATCTTAAAAATGAAAAAGCGGCGTAA
- a CDS encoding phage integrase N-terminal SAM-like domain-containing protein: protein MSTHTNHLQKLQDWMELRNYSEATISAYGCALRQFLEWREAEGFTAPFGQEEARRYLLSRYRSGKKWQTVNGDYSAMRKFYEYVLGQASA from the coding sequence ATGAGCACACACACAAACCACCTCCAGAAGTTACAAGATTGGATGGAGCTGCGCAACTACAGCGAAGCCACCATTTCGGCCTACGGCTGCGCTTTGAGGCAGTTTTTGGAATGGCGGGAAGCAGAAGGCTTTACGGCGCCATTCGGGCAGGAAGAAGCGCGGCGTTATTTGCTGAGCCGTTACCGAAGCGGCAAGAAGTGGCAGACGGTGAACGGGGATTATTCGGCGATGCGCAAGTTTTACGAGTACGTCCTTGGGCAGGCTTCGGCGTGA
- a CDS encoding site-specific integrase produces the protein MKPLRAKMLRYMERRGYSPSTIRAYTMWVLQIALHYDKSPDLLTEEEIGAYFDHLRRSRQLSQSSLAGCYSGIKLLWEKVLGRSWSTNKLPRSKRAKTLPEVLSEEEVRQLICQTKNLKHRAFLKVLYTTGVRVGELVKLKPGDIDSKRMVVRVEMGKGKKSRYTVLSMPLLKELRAYWLEYRPRVYLFEGQVPGRHISIRTVQTVFKQACKRIGLRKQVGVHVLRHSFATHLLENGVDTLTVKALLGHSDISTTARYVHVQNSRMKGLPDLLAHW, from the coding sequence ATGAAACCATTAAGAGCGAAGATGTTGCGCTACATGGAGCGCAGAGGCTACAGCCCATCGACAATCAGGGCTTACACGATGTGGGTATTGCAAATAGCCTTGCATTACGACAAGAGCCCGGATTTGTTAACCGAAGAAGAAATTGGAGCCTACTTTGACCACCTGAGGCGAAGCCGGCAGTTAAGCCAAAGCAGCCTGGCGGGCTGTTACAGCGGCATCAAGCTGCTGTGGGAGAAGGTGTTGGGGCGAAGCTGGAGCACCAATAAGCTTCCCCGAAGCAAACGAGCCAAGACGCTACCGGAAGTATTGTCGGAAGAAGAAGTGCGCCAGCTTATTTGCCAGACAAAGAACCTCAAGCACCGGGCGTTCCTCAAAGTATTGTATACTACGGGTGTCCGGGTAGGGGAGCTGGTGAAGCTCAAGCCCGGAGACATTGATTCCAAGCGGATGGTTGTGCGGGTAGAGATGGGCAAAGGAAAAAAGAGCCGATACACGGTTTTGTCAATGCCCTTGCTGAAGGAATTACGGGCCTATTGGCTGGAATACCGGCCGCGGGTTTATTTGTTTGAAGGGCAGGTGCCGGGGCGGCATATCAGCATCCGCACGGTACAAACCGTGTTCAAGCAGGCATGCAAGCGCATTGGCCTGCGCAAGCAAGTAGGGGTGCATGTGCTGCGCCATAGTTTTGCCACGCATTTACTGGAAAACGGAGTGGATACGCTGACGGTGAAGGCGCTGCTGGGCCATTCTGACATATCCACCACTGCGCGCTACGTGCATGTGCAAAACAGCCGGATGAAAGGCCTGCCGGATTTGTTGGCCCATTGGTAA
- a CDS encoding glycosyltransferase, with translation MTSVIAFTVLAIYSVALLYITVYCLMQFTLLYHYKKHQRDEEQPPADQEIHKRVHARQMAMAASSNHKYANTRRQSAGVDLLLEEEDEALAYPFVTIQLPIYNEMYVIERLIDNIARFDYPADRFEIHILDDSTDETVGIVRKKVEEYKAKGLQIEQIRREKRQGYKAGALRDGMKYANGEFLAIFDADFMPRPDFLKRTIPFFEDDNVGVVQTRWEHINQDYSLITRLQALQLNVHFTVEQVGRMAGNFMLQFNGTAGVWRRETIEDAGGWEADTLTEDFDLSIRAQLKGWKIKYLEDVGSPAELPAEMNAFKSQQFRWMKGGAETARKMLPTVWRSPNLNLRQKVHATSHLLASTIFVFVFLTGLFSVPLLFSLGELIGLGFSKNFFAYFLVGLLSIIAVYYAANVQAPTHNKTFGKALLDFLVLFPLFLSLSMGLALHNTVAVVQGYLGKKSAFVRTPKFNIQSIKDNFKKRNYLNKKLSWTTLFEGLLALYFLAAFVGGLMIQNTTFIMFHLMLALGYGAIFFYTVRHLSLR, from the coding sequence ATGACATCTGTGATTGCCTTCACGGTCCTGGCCATCTACTCGGTGGCCCTTTTGTACATCACCGTGTACTGCTTAATGCAGTTTACTTTATTGTATCACTACAAAAAACATCAGCGCGACGAAGAGCAGCCGCCGGCTGATCAGGAGATTCACAAGCGGGTCCACGCCCGGCAGATGGCCATGGCAGCTTCTTCTAACCATAAGTACGCGAACACGCGCCGGCAGAGCGCCGGCGTGGATCTGCTGCTGGAAGAGGAAGACGAAGCCCTGGCTTATCCCTTCGTAACCATCCAGCTCCCTATATACAACGAGATGTACGTCATCGAGCGCCTCATCGACAATATCGCGCGCTTCGATTATCCTGCGGACCGTTTCGAAATCCACATCCTGGATGATTCGACCGACGAGACCGTCGGCATCGTCCGCAAAAAAGTGGAGGAGTACAAAGCAAAAGGCCTGCAGATCGAACAAATCCGCCGGGAAAAGCGGCAGGGCTACAAAGCCGGCGCGCTGCGGGACGGCATGAAGTACGCCAACGGGGAATTCCTCGCCATCTTTGACGCCGACTTTATGCCCCGCCCCGATTTTCTGAAAAGGACCATTCCTTTTTTCGAGGATGACAACGTCGGGGTAGTGCAAACGCGCTGGGAGCACATCAACCAGGATTACTCCCTGATCACCAGGCTGCAGGCCCTGCAGCTCAACGTGCACTTCACCGTCGAGCAGGTCGGCCGCATGGCCGGCAACTTTATGCTGCAGTTCAACGGCACTGCCGGCGTATGGCGTCGCGAAACCATAGAAGACGCCGGCGGCTGGGAAGCCGATACGCTGACCGAAGACTTCGACCTCAGCATCCGGGCGCAGCTCAAAGGCTGGAAGATCAAGTATCTGGAGGACGTAGGCTCGCCGGCCGAGCTGCCGGCCGAGATGAACGCCTTCAAATCCCAGCAGTTCCGCTGGATGAAAGGCGGCGCCGAAACAGCCCGGAAAATGCTGCCGACTGTATGGCGCTCGCCAAACCTCAACCTGCGGCAGAAGGTTCACGCTACCTCTCACCTGCTGGCCAGCACGATCTTCGTGTTTGTCTTCCTCACGGGCTTGTTCAGCGTGCCCCTGCTTTTCTCGCTGGGCGAACTAATCGGACTGGGCTTCAGCAAGAACTTCTTTGCCTACTTCCTGGTCGGCCTGTTGTCCATCATCGCGGTGTACTACGCCGCCAACGTGCAGGCGCCCACCCACAACAAAACGTTCGGGAAGGCTTTGCTCGATTTTCTGGTTCTTTTTCCCCTGTTCCTTTCGTTGTCCATGGGGCTGGCGCTGCACAACACCGTAGCGGTCGTGCAGGGCTACCTGGGCAAAAAGTCTGCTTTCGTGCGGACGCCCAAGTTCAACATCCAGAGCATCAAGGACAACTTCAAGAAACGCAATTACCTGAATAAGAAGCTGTCGTGGACCACCCTCTTCGAGGGGCTGCTGGCCTTGTATTTCCTCGCAGCCTTTGTCGGCGGGCTTATGATACAAAATACGACCTTCATCATGTTTCACCTGATGCTGGCCCTGGGGTATGGCGCAATCTTCTTTTATACGGTGCGCCACCTGAGCCTGAGATAA
- a CDS encoding glycosyltransferase family 2 protein, which translates to MNKPVIDVIIPAFNEEQSIGLVLADMPFGLVREAIVCNNASTDNTAAVARKHGATVADQPRKGYGSACLKGIEHLLRKPVNEQPDIVVFLDGDYSDHPDEMPALIRPIVEEGYDLCIGSRALGKMDKGAMMPQQIFGNWLATNLIKLFYGYQFTDLGPFRAIRFDKLLELDMQDKDFGWTVEMQVKAAKKKYKCTEVPVRYRKRVGLSKVSGTVRGSILAGHKILWTIFKFL; encoded by the coding sequence TTGAATAAACCGGTAATTGACGTCATTATTCCTGCTTTTAACGAAGAGCAGTCCATAGGCCTGGTCCTGGCGGATATGCCCTTCGGGCTGGTGCGGGAAGCAATCGTCTGCAATAATGCCAGCACAGACAACACGGCTGCGGTTGCGCGGAAGCACGGAGCAACGGTGGCCGACCAGCCCCGAAAGGGTTATGGAAGCGCGTGTTTGAAGGGCATTGAGCATTTATTGCGCAAACCGGTAAACGAACAGCCCGATATTGTTGTTTTCCTGGACGGCGACTATTCTGATCACCCGGATGAAATGCCGGCATTGATTCGCCCGATCGTGGAAGAGGGATACGACCTGTGCATCGGATCCCGCGCTCTGGGCAAAATGGATAAGGGGGCAATGATGCCTCAGCAAATCTTTGGCAATTGGCTAGCCACTAACCTCATAAAGCTTTTTTACGGTTATCAGTTTACGGATCTGGGGCCTTTCCGGGCCATCCGGTTCGATAAATTATTGGAGCTGGACATGCAGGACAAAGATTTCGGATGGACGGTTGAGATGCAGGTCAAAGCGGCAAAAAAAAAATACAAGTGTACCGAGGTCCCGGTCCGTTACCGAAAACGGGTCGGGCTGTCTAAAGTATCGGGTACAGTCCGGGGAAGCATTTTAGCCGGGCACAAGATACTGTGGACGATTTTCAAATTTTTGTAA
- a CDS encoding SDR family oxidoreductase: MIRCISILGCGWLGLPLGAALAQKGYEVKGSTTRPEKLEQIREQGIEPYLIRVQEEVEGPEKESFFDADLLILNIPPGGRRNPEVEEQYPQQVKAIMEHIHSGAVQYLLFIGSTSVYGDENREVAEADDLNPATPSARALVVIERYLALLKQPRATILRMGGLVGGNRKAGRFLAGKKEVPNGEAPVNLVHLEDCIGVIGAVIEQSAWGHTFNVCAGLHPTRAEFYTAQAIKQGFEPPAFRAGTKLAYKIVSNEKVKKTLGYEFRHPDPMGF; the protein is encoded by the coding sequence ATGATACGATGCATATCCATACTAGGCTGCGGCTGGCTGGGGCTCCCGCTGGGAGCGGCGCTGGCACAAAAAGGCTATGAAGTGAAAGGCTCCACCACGCGGCCGGAGAAGCTGGAGCAAATCCGGGAGCAGGGCATCGAGCCCTATCTGATACGGGTGCAGGAAGAAGTGGAGGGCCCCGAAAAGGAAAGTTTTTTCGATGCCGATTTGCTGATCCTCAACATTCCTCCCGGGGGGCGGCGCAATCCGGAGGTGGAAGAGCAGTACCCTCAACAGGTCAAGGCAATCATGGAGCACATCCACTCCGGCGCGGTGCAATACCTGCTGTTTATCGGCTCCACCAGCGTTTACGGGGATGAGAACCGGGAGGTGGCCGAAGCCGACGACTTGAATCCTGCTACCCCTTCAGCGCGGGCGCTGGTGGTCATCGAGCGCTACCTGGCTCTATTGAAACAACCCCGGGCCACCATCCTTCGCATGGGGGGGCTGGTGGGCGGCAACCGCAAAGCCGGCCGCTTTCTGGCCGGAAAAAAGGAGGTGCCCAACGGGGAGGCGCCGGTCAACCTCGTCCACCTGGAAGATTGCATAGGCGTCATCGGGGCCGTTATTGAGCAATCCGCCTGGGGCCATACCTTTAACGTATGCGCCGGCCTGCATCCCACCCGCGCGGAATTTTATACGGCTCAGGCGATAAAACAGGGCTTCGAGCCGCCTGCTTTCCGCGCCGGCACAAAGCTGGCCTATAAGATCGTTTCGAATGAGAAAGTGAAAAAAACGCTGGGTTATGAGTTTCGGCATCCGGATCCGATGGGGTTTTAG